The sequence TCTAATCTGCAGGCAAGTATAAGTCCAGGTGACAAACTGTAGGCATATCCAGAGATGAAAAACATAAGAGAGCCAAccttaattaatatattttttttaaatacaaacctGTAATTTATCACGCTTCACTTGCATTAACTGCAATTTTGCCTTTTCATACACTATTTTATAAAGCAGCAGTCTTGCTTCAGCTACTCTGCAAAGGTTAATGTCAATGCTTATTAAGCTATACCACATTCTGGGACACGTAAGAATCTAAACTACATAATCATAACAGGCATGATGAAAGACACCACCTTTTATGCCCAACATTGAGGCAGTCGAACTTCTGTACACATTAAATACCAGTGTTAGCATAAAAATTGAAAGTGTAGATGCTCTATAGATTTAAAGAATGCAACGTGGTCCGACTATACTATGTAAACATGTTCGTAACAGACCCTGATTGATCATTTAATTCAGCAAACCTGAGACTGGACTTCAGAACACAGCATCTCATATTTTTTAGCCTTCAATAGGTGGACCAGCATATCTTCCAGCACACCAATCTACTTGATCATGATAAAACAGCAATGTCAACCAACATGATATAGATAACAAACTTAAGCATAAGATGGTTAATTCTATCACCCAGATTAGATTTTTCTTGGGAGAAagtaataataaaagaaaaggaatataCCGCTTTGAAATTTAGTTTGCTTGCCAATGGATAAAGCAGTTGTTCTGTATCTCCTGAGAATTTTACTAAAATCTGCAAGAAGGAAATCTGAAGTAAGAAAATGTATGAAAACAAAATACCTAGCATATCTGCCAGAGAACCTGGCTATTCAAGTGGACTAAAACAAAACAGGAAATAGTACACACATCAGTCCAGCACTTCCAAGTTGTATCACCCCCACACTTCTGTCTGTCATCGTAACCTTTATTTGACTGATGCAGCATGAACTCTGGATTGCAGTTCTCACTTCTGGGAACTTTCGGACTTTTCTGGATTCTGGGGATCGTATCTGTACAGTATCCATCCTCAGAAATTATTCCTAGGTTTCGTCGTTTTTGTCCAACAGAATTCTCTGAATCTTTCCCTGTAAACGGATTTGGTGAAATATGCTGTCCCTGATAACAACCATCACTAGGATGACTATTTGAATTGGACTCATGAGATACTAGGTCCTTCCCAGCAAAGGGTAGCACATTCTCAGTGTCTGCTGCGCAAGATGAATCCAGTCTGGAGGGGCTATTTGTTGACTCTTTTCTTGAGGGAATCCGATTCATATCTTTTATGAAGGGACTATGAATTGGCTCTTTCACAGTAGGACTTTGAATTGGGTCTCTCACGATAGGACTTCGAGTTAGCTCTTTCACCAAGGGACTTCGAATTGGTTCTTTTCCAGGACTCCGAGTAAGTTCTTTTCTGGGAGGACTCAGAGTTGATTCTTTCCTGCGGGGACTCTGATTTGGCGCTTTCCTGAGGGAACTCTGAATTGCCATTCTCCCGGTAGAATTGAGGGTTGGATTCTCCTGGGGTGGACTCTGAATTGGCCCTTTCATGGAGGGGTTCTCAGCTGACATTTTACCGGAAGGACTCTGCATTGACCATTTCCCGAACAAAATGTCAAATCCGTAAGCAACAACAGAACAAGTAATGATATTTCTAAATAGAACAGCCTATTATTTAACTGCAGCCAACTAATTGTATATAAAGATGTTTTCAAATTTGAGCAAACATTAGCCCAACACCCAGTCTACTGTGTTTAAAAAGGGCATGGAATGCACAAGCGAAGCAAAGTTGTGTGGTATAAAACATAGGCCCAACATCCATGTTCTTTTAAAAATTGGGCAAATATACAGAGACTGACCTGAAGGTATGGTTCAGTTGTGCTGCTGCAGACATATGGTTTAGAATGCATTGGTTCTGCTCCACCTTGAATGCTTTTATCTGGGCTGTTCAGAATGACTGCACCTCTTGAAGGTGATTGGAAGTTCTTTTCAGATTCAATTTGCAGATGGGGAGGATTATCTTCTTGCTCACCTGCCAATAGGGAATCAGTCCCAGAAGAAATTAATGCTCCTTCTGTGGGAGTTTCTGACATGAGATGCTGTGTCATTTTGCTTCCTGATAATGACAGCTGAGAGGGTGAAACCACCGCCGTTCTTGGTGTATTGTATGCATCCTTCATAGGAGTGTATGTAAACATGCTATGCTGAGGCTCTTCAACTTTATCAAGGTCTACGGTCTCGTTAACCTGGCTCAACATACTGGTGTTTATTGAGTTCTCATTTCCATTGCTATTCATGTTAAATAAGCTTTTCTGTCCTCTGTTGAGATCAGGCATAGCTGTTTGCTTCTCTAAACAAGCAGTAGGAGAATTGGAAAATTTGCATTGGAGATCTCTGTCAATGTCAGCCATAACATTCGTTAAGGGAGAATTCACATATGAGTAACTTGATAAtctacattttaatttttgaattccATCGTTGACGATAGAAGCACAGGGAGAAGGCTCAGGAAGAGTGAACCTAGAAATGCTTTTCTGAATTGATGAAACCCACTCATTATGTTTTGTGTGTTCAGCACTTAAAAAGGAACCTGGTTGTTTTGAGGATGGAGTCACTATCCCTGAGTGTCTTTCCAAATTAGGAGTATTCGATAACAAGAATATGGACCCCTCCATTGGTGATCTATAATGTTGGTCCAAATGTTGATCGCTATTATCATTATATATTTTCTCCTTAAGAGAATGTTCTTGTACCAAGCCTTGACTCGAATGTTGATAAGCAGGTCCATGCTGGACAAACACATCAAACTGAAGTGCTTCACTATCGACTTTTGGTAGGCCATTGCCATTAACAGCAGTTAACTCCAATTTTTTCATACCCCTTGGAGATGCATCTTCAGGACTAAATTCCTTATTCACCTGCAAGAAAACCTGTGCATCAGTTCACCGATAAGAAAAAACTCACGATTATTTTATTAAGCACCTTACGGTTTATTCATTGGTGCAGTTACATAAACATGtacttaagaaaataaatatttcaagTTTCAACTAGAATGCAAGCACAAATATTGCATCAATTATGCATACTAAACAGTTGGCAAGAATAGGACCAGTCATTAACTGTCAAGCATAATAAAAGACGTTTTTTTGATCTGGATTGAATTGTGTATTTCAGTATGGAACAAGTTGACTATGGATATGCAACCACAAAATAATgtgttaaaattaaaaatgtacAAATGTAATAATTAGACTACTAGACGAATATTTGTGGCAATGCGACTATCATAATAGTCTCCAAAAAAGCCGGGGCCATTTACTTCAGGTATTCGACCAAACTATCATGGTCGACAAGAAGACTGAAAACTAAAATTTCAGCTTCTGTTTTACAATCCAATATCCAAATATCCAAGTTCCTAATTTTCCACTGTCATTACCTTCATTCTCACATCCCATTTTATTAAAGAACCCAACCATAGAAATTTTCAGTGTCTGTTTACCACAACCACAAAATCCATTTCAGTAAACAACAAAAGCTATAAGATGTTTGAGCCATTAAGAGAATTAATTTTTGAAATACATAAAATCATATGCACTGGGCCACTGGCAGAACTTTTTGGTTCAACAGCTTACAACAATGCAACCACCCTCAGAACAACAACTAAAACGTCCATCATCAAATCTACTAATGTAAAATACAGAATGTATGAGATCAAACCACACCGGCAACAGTTCTATCAAAATCTTGATTGCAAGAGACATTCTTACATTGTTTAATTGATTCTGGGTCTGGATTTGGCCATCACCAGAATCACCAGCAGCTGAATTATGATTTCCGTTAGATGAGGTATCGTAAGCAATCTGATGAAGATAACCGCCATTTGACTCACTCAACTTGATACGAGAAACAGATTCTACCTCAGTAGACAAGTCATTGGTGCTGAAATTACCCATTTCAGTAGTTCTACCATTTCTCATGTGGCCAATCCCATTTTCATCTGATGCAGACACCTCACCCCTATTCGGTGGCATTGAAGTGGCTAGGACGGAAACTGGGTCAGCATGCATATCCTTGCTGCCCGCTGCAAGAAGTGCATCTAATATTGGAGATAATCTACCATAATCATACTTATGTGGATTTTCTTCTATGATACTCATGTCATTTGAATCTTCCCCACTTCTGACCTTATCAGCAGGGACAGAAGACTGAAGGGTAACCATCTTCGGTTTTGTTAAAGACATGAGGCTTCCAGAATCAGTAACATTGGTATTATGGTTTGGTGTCTTCTCTTCAAAGGCAAGGCGAACTGCCGTTGGGGTCTTGAGATCTCCTCCGGAGTCTGACCTTGCAAGACTATGGTAATGCATTGAAAATGCTGTAGTATCCAATGTAGCTTCATGAATGTCATCTGAGGCCGCAGAATCAGATAACCGTCCTGGTCTAATGAAATTGGCCGATACAGGGCCAAAGAAAATGTCTTCTACAAAAACAAACCATAAAATGTGGTATAATTTTCGACTAAGACATGAAATTTACACACTCAGCGAAATTACTACCTAACACAAACAACAAGATAAGCTATGCAGTTACAAATTCAATTACCGGCATCCTTTTCGAGTTATTTAAAGTACAGTATAATGTAAGCAGGTAATATGAAGCACCAATTACATAAGCCATTAAGTACTAACATCCTCTAAAGAATCTTCCTTTACTTTCCTAATTGTgtattaattactaattaataaaaaaataagataaaatttaTAGCTTACCATCATTAGAGGTAGCAGAGCCCGGAACACTACTCCCAGGAGAGGGCGATCCAATTGGCCTGAAAAACGACTTTCTCCCGTCGTCGTTTTCGTCATCGTTATCGGAATCCCTAAAATCGTCGCTGTCACCGCCCAAGTCCCTAAAAAACCCTATCACCGGGTTCTCGGCATGTTCGAAGTCTTTTTGAGAGCTGGATTGGGGCTTGGGGTCCGGAGGTGTGTCGTAGTCCTCGTCGCGGTTGAAGATGTGGACGGATGTGATCTCGGTGTCGGCGAAGCTCACGCGGCGGGAGCGCTTCTCCTTGATTCTTAGGGCTATTGTTTCCGGTTCGGTCTCGGAGTTGCAGGGCTCATCGGGGGCGTTGGAGGCCATCGGAAATGGTGGAATGGGAGAGGGAGAGTGGGGAAATTAGGGTTTGCAGTTTGAATTTGGACGGAGTAGTGCGCTGTGTGTCAGTCAGTCACTGTGGGACTGTGgagcgggagagagagagagaatggagggaAAATTATTTTAATGGTTTAAAAATGGGGTAATTTAACGAAAACGggttactttaatgaaaaattatttttttaaaataaaaaattaattttagtactattaattttatcttttattttatttttatagttaaaatttaaaattttcaaatcatttttatttttattttaaaaatattttatttatttactatgAGTCGTTtgactcatttttttttttttgaattttcactgTTCTAGTTTTTGTATAATTGCAATTTTGTCCCTCGAAagctttttgttttaatttgtctTGATTTAGCGGTAATTCTTTCTTCCAAATTTCCAACGATAGAAAGAATCTCATGTTCATAATTAGTTTACATAATTTTCCACTTGCAAGTGTGCGGTTTTAATTTTGACTCATATagataatgaatttaatatctAATTATTATTTCTaatccattatgaaacttgagTTAAATTCTTCTAAAACTCAATTTTGCACCATACAATTAAACCAGGCTCTACAAAAATGATGACTTATAAGTTGGACTAAGTGAGTGGTAGTACACATCAACATATGATCGAGTCACTAGATACTAATAAATAAGTAAGAGCCACCTCAATAGAAAGAAATGATTACCATCAAACTATGTGTTCTAAAAGTGAGTCAACGACATAAGTTTCGTGCTATGTAAATGGGATGGTATGTAAGATCAGTCATATATCATGCTCAAGATGGAATTACATAATTTACTATCACACAAGATGGAATTACCAACAATCCAGTTGAACTAACAAAATCCCATATGAAATTACCAACAATTCGAAGCTCGAACACTCACCTTCCATGTCGAGACTAGATATTTTATTGAGGTCGTTCAAGATCGTGAGGCCATACTACAAGACCTTGGAGCTGTGGACCTTGAGCTTTTGGACCAAGCAAAGCTATCCCAGACCCCTCCTCCATTATCGACCTAGTTTTTGAATGTGCGATCTGACCTGCCAACGAACCATCCAGCACAGAGGAAATTTTTCTTTAGGATTTCAATTGAGAAAGAAAGATATCGCATGGAGAGAGGAAGATTAAGAAAGAAAATGTGAAATGGGTTGGAGCGGCGGAAAGGATGAGAATGGGAAAGAAAAAGAGCCatgtgagagaaagagagtttgGGAGATGCTTCTAGAAAAATGTGGactgattttaattatgataataaaacataaaaagatagagattttaaataataaactagtttaatttttttttataaaataaccaTTAGTGTTGGAGATGCTTATGATAAAGAGTAATAGTTGTATAGTAAATAGATATTATAAATGTAGgattatgattttttgttaaacgtTAGATTATatatttaagataaagtttataaatatttttcttttaaaaataaagtatatttagtaattcacctttatttgttaagaaaattaaattaatggcacatctagtattataccatttttggtcatttcacaccgttacaattgttttacataaaagtttaccaaacactataatactgcatttttttttccaaaagcatttttgcaaaaaagtttaccaaacactctgctgttttatttcacagttgcttattctcatagcacagcagaagcagtttttttttcaaagcacagcaataccaaaccagcccttagtgcCTTGGTACGTATATATGTTCATCCATTAActcactattttattttatcatatGATTAGTTCTTAATTAACTATTGATTAATGTACAAATTACAGACATGAGATTGCCGAGGTTGGTCCGAATAATGTTCTCGGATTCAAAGTTGGTGATCATGTCGGAGTTGGAACTCTTATTAATTCATGCAGAAGTTGTGATTATTGTAATGACGTTCTTTAAGTTTAATGTGAAGGAGTTGTTTATACTTACAACCGTCTCGACATCGATGGTACCATGACGAAGGGTGGATTTTCCACTTACATCGTTGTCCATGAAATGTGTTGTGTCACCTCACGAGAAGTTGTTTAATTTGATAGTTATACCAACTCATCGTGTTACTAATTAATCAGCATGTTGCAATGTTCCATATTTATTACTCTTTGTTAATTAAAATGCTAGGTGGTGTAGTCTAAATGGGTaacaattacaaaaaaaattagaaaatagttAGAGTTGGTCTTTGACTTTGTCCAGTGGAAGTTGGAGAGAGAAACTCATTTTTTCTGTTTAGAACTTCGGTGTGCCTTAGCCCTTAGGCGCACCTTGACCACGTTTAGGCAAGTTTAAGCCTTCTCCCATTGGGCAGAGGCATTTCCACCAACGCCCCACCTCCAAAGCCGGCTAGGAGCACCGCGAGCCGTGTTTTTTAAAACACTGATTCCgttaaacaaaaattcaaatgagtAATAACATTAGTAGTCATATATAAGTGATCAGTTGATCTTAATTTACATAGAAAATAACTTATTGTAAATCATTAGCTTAGTGCACAAGAAAGTGGAACAAATTGAGGTGAAGTCAAATAAGCTGAAACAATTTGCCTACTTCTAGCTTAGGAAGCCTTGACTACAATTGGACTCCTCACATAGTGTTTACCATCTGACCATATCAACTTCCCTAACACAtagtttttagcttgttttgctTCTTTAACCTGCAGGAGTACCTTAAAGCTCTTCTCTTCACCAATCTTCTTGAACTTCAACTTCTTTGGCTCAACAGAAACCGATACCCCATCCGGGCTTTGGATATACGCCTTATATGTTCCTGGGGAGCCAACATTTTTCACTGTTCTAGTCACCTCAAGGAATCCAGAGAGTTTAGGGATAGTGATTGAGGGGTAGTTGAGGTTAGTGGGACTAATAGCTGGTTTGGGGCACTCATACGTATCCTCTGAAAACATTTCCATTTCTGTTTCGTTGTAGCCCATTGCGCACAGGAAGTTCAAGTAATCGTTAAGGGATAAATCATATACCAATCCAGGATCCAtagcactgtttgggttaacaTGTCCTGCACCGTAACTAAATGGTGTTGCCTCATAGAAAGAAGCATTGAGCAATGGTCCCATGCTGTTATCTCGTGTTATCGCTGTGTAACACAggatttgaaagaaaatatCAGAAAGACGAGTAATGGTCTCTTGAGACAGACGTTAATGTGGAGCGAATACATAAATGACCGTGCGTAGGGACTTCTTACCGGTGGTCATGATTGCAGATTTAATGGCTGCAGGACTCCAATGAGGATAGAGGGTTTTAAGAAGGCCACAAATGCCGGAAATATGTGGACACGACATTGATGTGCCTGACGCTGAGTTGAATGGAATTCGCCGTTGGTCAAACATTTGATTTGTTGGCCCTCGTGCTTTCGTGTAGGCTGCTATGACACTCACTCCAGGCGCAGTGATATCTGGCTGAATTAATGTACAACAACACTTACTGAATACTTGGCCAAATCAGCAAaaatatgtggagtttgtttAATGACCAGAAATTGTGTttgctaataaaaaaaccttaagGATGCCTGGTGTAATGGTGTTGGGTCCCTTTGATGAAAATGGTGCCATGAATGGAGAGGGCTTTGTTCCCAGTTCTGTTATTGCACGCTTTATGTAAGCCCGCGGAGACCTGTCAAGATATGCAAGTTTCTCAACTAGTAATTTTACCAAAAACTTGATATTGCTGACACTGCGGTGAAGCAGCCTAACATATGAAACAGACGCAGTCTAAAACAGGCAATTTGGAGGGTACTTCACCCATCTTACTTAGTTGAATTGATATAAGCAAAGACAAGGATGCCGTCGGTGAAATTGATATGTGAAGCAGGGAGGACATGTGGATCAGAAATAATTTCATTCCCGTTAAGAGCATTGTTAGCAAGAATCATTCCCACGGCGCCAGCCAGTAAGGCTTGCTCACCCTTGTCTACTTTTGCGTTGTCCCCTCGCAGGCAGGCCAAGATCTTTCCCTTCACTTTTTTAGGATCCAGCGTGCCGGCCTTGCATAGCAGACTGCAGCATCATATAAGCAGATTACTAAGAACTTGAATATAATTTTGGTATAATGAAAATCAGAAGATTGATGTTGCCTATCCTTACGCTTCTTTAGCTGATGCATTAGCTGCTTTAGCATCCGCAGCACTAATAAGTTGGTAAAATTTCTTGCCCcgcaaggcaacagacgacaaGCTTTGTCCCTTCAGAACAAAGTAGATAAAACTTAATATGGATTTGAGTAGCTTTGTAGGATATATAACATAAGTTCCCATAAAACACCCTAACATGTCTTATTATGTATACGATAAAAAGGGACGGCTAACGATTTTGGCACTCGTCTTCTGTCCATCTGCACTCCGAATtgaatattttataatttattgtttCTGCACTCACAGGTGAAGTACAAAGACTAAACGAGGAGTGTTAAAATCATTAGTCGGGAAATGGACTATAACCAACCTTGAGGTGCTTCCAGTTGCCGAGGGTGACATAACTCGGAAACTCCCTATCCATAGTACTGGCGCCGACTGTGATCTGCCACGGTGATATATTCGAGACAGTACCTTCAGCCGGACCAGAATTCCCCGCTGAGCAAACCACAACAATGCCATGCTTAACAGCATGAAAAGCACCAATTGAAACACTGTCACTGAAGAATGTAGTAGGATCTCCACCCAGTGAAACGGACAACACATCAACACCGTCATCGATGGCCGCATCAAATGCAGCCAATATATCTGCATGAAAACACTTAGTTCCATCCACTGGAGGCCAGCACACCTTATAGGCTGCAACCCTGGCTTTTGGTGATCCACCCTTTGCTGTTCCATTTCCAAAGCCGAACACGCTCGCACCGGTTACAAAattgcccccagcggttgacaAGGTGTGGGAGCCATGGCCATCGTCGTCACGCGGCGAATTGAAAGAGGAGTTGAGGAGACCAGCAGCTGCAGCATAGCCCTTGTTGAAGTATCGTGCTCCAATAAGCTTCCTTTCATGCCAAAAAGTTTGTTACCAAATGAGTTACAAAGTTACCACTATATAACAAATCAAAAACCTTAATTTACAATATGACACATATTTTGAGGAATATAAAATCCCTCGTCACAAAGTTTTATAGATAAAATGCAACTTACAATGGGTGATTCCACTACTAATAGCATCGAGACTTTTTGTATAAAATATCACACCCGTTTGTATGTATATGTAATTAAATTAAAGATTATACCAGTATTGATTAATAGTGAACTGCTAGCAAAATACATTTGTTAGGGCATTTTAGATGAACTGAGGACTACTGCATACATGCAGATCATAAACTACATCAAGACAACGGTCATGTTCTGGACCTGTCTTCTCtcccattattttttttttatcataactGAAATTTCCATTACGGTTAAACAAACAGAGCACAAGAGTTTTGGAGGAGCAAAGGGAAGCCTCATTAAAAAGCTCCAAAGAAGAGGGAAAAAGAGTGCTTCACCAACTTGCTCCCCACTTACAATTAGGGACAAAGAGTGCTTCTCCCATtattaaaacataatttgttTGCTTAATCTAAAGAAATCGTTGTATAGTATGGACAATGTTAGGGAGATTAAATGTAGGGgctaaattttataaactaaatgatgtgaaaGTTGATAAtgagattattacttaagtgttaattaacgtgcttatttcttattgatgatACATAATTTAGTTTGCGAATTTAGTCTATCTAACATTACTCTTATAATgaatatgttttcttttaccGTCTTTCTTTGGACTACAAGCAGTGAAAGTGTAATAGAATAGTGACTAGAAGTTGGATTTTTGATGAAGTATTTGACTACTATAGCTTGGTTAATTTATTGTCCTATAGAATATGTCTTTTTCAAATATTAAGCAAGTTCATTTGGGAAGGTATCAGTGGTCTTACCCAAGTCAAAAGAGCAGGAAGAGGCATAATAGCCATCAACCGGAAGCAGTGCAGAAATAGGAGGAGAGCTTGTCTCAGCAAGTGATTGGGATTGCCGATGAGGAAAGAGTACACACCTCTTATGTTTTTGGTGGatcgaataaattaaagaagattaaTAAACAAAACTAACAAAGATGTGTTAAAGATAACACTACTCGTTTTCCTACTACCGCTAATATAATATTCACAGCcaacttaacggatgtatgagactgttccaAAAATAAGACTTGATGTATGactctgagatgaaaaaaatttcatgtaccaaatgttgaaaaccacgaaacttcaggatagtaaactgagattaaccctaaaaaaaattgtgaataaCACTATCCGTTTTCCTACTACCAATAACACTATCCGTTTTCCTACTACCAATAATATAATATTCACAAATATTTTTGTAATCCACTATGCCACAATAAAACTACATCATCGTAATTGAGCTAACCATCAAAGACCTCCTCTGGACCACATGCTAGTGCGGGATTTTGTAAACTTTTAAATAAGATAATTGATTAGAAATTTAGATGTAGTTTTCAAATCtgaaaataattaacaaaaaatgaaTCAAATTATAATCTGATTACATGCATCTCAATTTATTTGCAGTTCTAGGTTTCTAGAATAAGAATGGCCGCAACTTTATGAGAAAGTCTCGTACGAATCCTGCTTTATAGATGCCATTTACTCCGCTACAAAAGGGGATAACCTTGGTTGGATTGGACCATCCAAGTTTAAGATAAAACTGGGACTGATTACACAGAACAAAGAAGAATAtctcttggttttttttttttcttttccaattttAACACTCGCGTTTTaacaataaatatatatttattttaatttttataaagcGATATTCTAAATTACTTTAATTTAAGAGATAGGAATTTAAACTCGAACGCAAGAGACATTGACATGCTACAGTGCCTAACTCACATCCGTATCAACGAGCGTATTTTGTTTAACTTATACCAAGATACTTTTTTAACATTTGATTCTTAATGTTGTAGAAAAGGAAACAGAAAGTAAACTAATCTCAATTAgaaaataatcataaaatagTGGGTACCTGTTGCAGTGAAATTCAGAATCTATCTCATTTTGGCAGATTCCTTTCCACTTGGATGGAATCGGTCCATACCCTTCATCACTAAAGCTCTTGGATTCTGGCCATGCGCCTACAACCCCATTCAAGAACACTAGGGTTACCAATGCTCCTTACAAAACAATcgaaactctttttttttgtgtgaaatatttttaaaatccaGCTAAAAAAAGGTACCAATATTGCAATAAGGACAGTCGAGTGCAAGTCtaggggtttttttttcctcttcaaATGAGAAATTTGAAAGTCTCTGATTATATATAGGAAGATTTTTCAGTGAGCTTGGAATACGGAGTGATACGCCATGTTATTATACaatcgaagagacacttaaaataaataaataaaactacatttcaattgtataatgacatgtgtTGTACTGTCTCGTATTTTGGACACACCGAAAAATTTCTCCTATATATAGGGGTTTTTGGGTACTTAATTGTGAAAAACGATGCGTTAATAAATTAAGAGGGAGCTAGGCAAATGCTAAGAATTAGCTAGTTGTTATACAACAATATGTTTAcaaaaaatgaccataattataTTAATGCGAAAATAAATTGATATCCAAATCATTGTCTATGAGTGAAAATAAATACAATTGCCCAAGTTGTTAAAATTATACTAATGGTGGTCCAAAAG is a genomic window of Malus domestica chromosome 09, GDT2T_hap1 containing:
- the LOC103443076 gene encoding uncharacterized protein isoform X2, which codes for MASNAPDEPCNSETEPETIALRIKEKRSRRVSFADTEITSVHIFNRDEDYDTPPDPKPQSSSQKDFEHAENPVIGFFRDLGGDSDDFRDSDNDDENDDGRKSFFRPIGSPSPGSSVPGSATSNDDIFFGPVSANFIRPGRLSDSAASDDIHEATLDTTAFSMHYHSLARSDSGGDLKTPTAVRLAFEEKTPNHNTNVTDSGSLMSLTKPKMVTLQSSVPADKVRSGEDSNDMSIIEENPHKYDYGRLSPILDALLAAGSKDMHADPVSVLATSMPPNRGEVSASDENGIGHMRNGRTTEMGNFSTNDLSTEVESVSRIKLSESNGGYLHQIAYDTSSNGNHNSAAGDSGDGQIQTQNQLNNVNKEFSPEDASPRGMKKLELTAVNGNGLPKVDSEALQFDVFVQHGPAYQHSSQGLVQEHSLKEKIYNDNSDQHLDQHYRSPMEGSIFLLSNTPNLERHSGIVTPSSKQPGSFLSAEHTKHNEWVSSIQKSISRFTLPEPSPCASIVNDGIQKLKCRLSSYSYVNSPLTNVMADIDRDLQCKFSNSPTACLEKQTAMPDLNRGQKSLFNMNSNGNENSINTSMLSQVNETVDLDKVEEPQHSMFTYTPMKDAYNTPRTAVVSPSQLSLSGSKMTQHLMSETPTEGALISSGTDSLLAGEQEDNPPHLQIESEKNFQSPSRGAVILNSPDKSIQGGAEPMHSKPYVCSSTTEPYLQSPSGKMSAENPSMKGPIQSPPQENPTLNSTGRMAIQSSLRKAPNQSPRRKESTLSPPRKELTRSPGKEPIRSPLVKELTRSPIVRDPIQSPTVKEPIHSPFIKDMNRIPSRKESTNSPSRLDSSCAADTENVLPFAGKDLVSHESNSNSHPSDGCYQGQHISPNPFTGKDSENSVGQKRRNLGIISEDGYCTDTIPRIQKSPKVPRSENCNPEFMLHQSNKGYDDRQKCGGDTTWKCWTDILVKFSGDTEQLLYPLASKLNFKAIGVLEDMLVHLLKAKKYEMLCSEVQSQKFDCLNVGHKRVAEARLLLYKIVYEKAKLQLMQVKRDKLQIRVQLLSSAIRKSQMLKLNYIHCQSEPSERETHVDDSHRQYSLVNSEGEQEASCDNVSTMRQELKALDRDVKSLSNFFHSHCKLKGEPGCADTISLVQHHLKTRTCCRIICHDLQLWKVDHFEIKNGHYKILLSYHGYVLQRFTGTGGPASNIVISHSFNYIKITKEFPNMDVQVAFGFVLNAEATKKSCDLRCFPLAQETQVTRSLLRNLLDVVEEVHLARFEIVNLIQTTFQTPSAEQLDLKLCFLNFKSGRQVAVTLDMTCLKSGIYPSEILPHQIQASSESAVEKALPESLLAETRAAAEILESGYTRIKRLCKCISNVV